The Platichthys flesus chromosome 8, fPlaFle2.1, whole genome shotgun sequence genome has a window encoding:
- the LOC133959246 gene encoding uncharacterized protein LOC133959246, whose amino-acid sequence MGPRGKLVLKENLKLWHFPPQPSGLYHQAPGPDRFFAHPLLVWMPYKLWKVKVVCPNLACGGHQLTGAGLHKRARRVLDEDRMYNMVTETLTCTKCRSSHVSWSQTVLKQLSKAQQTQFRVILTQKFACDIRVIRKLRERGLGNSPTQLLKKLKENHTEEWMSRALMYTDECVDFSERPALLPLSFPEAPEPAVVPSCKWLLSVYCQDILTRVDDIMARITSTYGTVLKMDSTRKITKKLAGTAKGTAHWLTSVGNEYGQVLISVMTAQEGAGLDLMAAGLMKRYQLAGVDPPVALYVDCGCCTEGGETKLKARFSGWPDIIVRLDIWHFMRRLALGCTTDAHQLYPGFMSRLSASIFEWDAADLALLREAKRQQLRSQGLPSLTDGDIDKQLSREEMSLHCRRRTRGEETTIRLLEELLGLLMGSRGNDSSGVPLFDRERMEHIWRVQRKHVKCIQDPPGVALYTKTGELTKGGVRLPVYRCARGSTSLESFHLHLNRFIPGTSANSLNFQIYLLEGLHRWNHDRGVAALSTGQSPLRSYSSDLVQALNNNYQKLFGRKVVPQFCPPSRYTGELIGMQYLFRQTGQALQDMHPDSEEAATLIEQHDVEDDMELDEGFADIMEDPTVLNLGVPQASASQTPDPSAISSPLLSLVPGTSTLAPSISTLAPGSSSEVPGTSTLAPDTSTLASSSSSEDDIHAEDEDMAVDDQNLPGYQHVDRLAEYLVALRDQTSLCLSNQQASRIVSLWDNLNQGDKQRVVYAARHQERLLSGRFRTPKTPSKTPGVESTTRCMLGASSTPAQWPDCCRLVETMFIRLCNIHQSPAKKGKRATSRWSLILRDYRKIRQLVVGNCRVMQGSEIQLVEVNQSTLIQWHNHRQKKQELSVLLQGTALPPALAESDEPLQEARLLPAAPTPARNEHQYRLPQSTAGQAKQRQTGSGQLPVNIRPKGPVKRQLYATPPAPAPGPIITPHILTPSGLVQVVFPVPVGSYPQTSAPTSTVEADPAPKRPYRRTVASNTCKKCGQFRTSVTGHSQYHGKVYCPQFEALTKDQWLEEMRKKM is encoded by the exons ATGGGGCCAAGAGGAAAATTAGTGCTTAAAGAGAATCTGAAGCTCTGGCACTTTCCACCACAGCCTAGTGGCCTTTACCATCAGGCTCCGGGTCCAGACCGCTTTTTTGCCCATCCACTTCTGGTCTGGATGCCTTACAAGctgtggaaggtgaaggtggtctGTCCAAACCTTGCCTGTGGAGGGCACCAGCTAACAGGAGCGGGTCTGCACAAGAGGGCACGCCGAGTCCTGGACGAGGACAGGATGTacaacatggtgacagagacactAACCTGCACCAAATGTAGATCCAGCCACGTGTCCTGGAGTCAGACTGTCCTCAAACAACTGTCCaaggcacagcagacacaattcCGGGTCATCCTCACACAAAA GTTTGCATGTGACATCCGGGTGATCCGAAAACTGCGGGAGAGAGGCCTTGGTAACAGCCCAacgcagcttttaaagaagctgaaggagaaccacacagaggagtggatgagTCGCGCATTGATGTACACCGACGAGTGTGTGGACTTCAGCGAGCGACCCGCACTGCTGCCCCTGTCGTTTCCCGAGGCTCCAGAGCCTGCTGTTGTGCCGAGCTGTAAGTGGCTCCTGTCCGTTTACTGCCAGGACATTTTGACGagggtggatgacatcatggccAGGATTACCTCAACATATGGCACAGTCCTCAAGATGGATTCCACCAGAAAG ATCACCAAGAAGCTCGCTGGAACAGCCAAAGGGACAGCCCACTGGCTAACCTCTGTGGGTAATGAGTACGGTCAGgttctcatcagtgtcatgaccgctcaggagggagctggcctggacttgatggcAGCGGGATTGATGAAGAGGTACCAGCTGGCTGGTGTGGATCCCCCTGTTGCCTTATAtgtggactgtggctgctgcaccgagggaggagagaccaaGCTGAAGGCCAGATTCAGCGGGTGGCCGGACATTATTGTAAGGCTTGATATCTGGCACTTTATGCGCAGACTTGCTCTGGGATGCACAACAGATGCTCATCAGCTGTACCCAGGATTTATGTCTCGCCTTTCAGCGAGCATATTTGAGTGGGATGCAGCTGATTTAGCTTTGTTGCGAGAagcaaaaaggcagcagcttcgGTCCCAGGGTCTGCCCTCCCTCACTGATGGCGACATAGACAAACaactctccagggaggagatgtCTCTCCACTGTCGTAGGAGGACCCGTGGTGAGGAGACCACCAttcgcctgctggaggagctgcttgggttgctgatgggcagcagaggtaatgactccagtggtgttcccctgtttgaccgagagaggatggagcacaTCTGGCGTGTCCAGAGAAAGCACGTCAAATGCATCCAGGACCCACCAGGTGTTGCTCTATACACCAAGACAGGGGAGCTCACAAAGGGAGGTGTGCGGTTACCTGTTTACAGATGTGCCAGAGGCTCTACATCTCTCGAGTCATTTCATCTACACCTCAACCGCTTCATAccag gGACGAGTGCCAACAGTCTGAACTTTCAGATATATCTCCTGGAAGGGCTTCACAGATGGAACCACGACCGGGGGGTTGCTGCTCTGTCCACTGGACAATCTCCTTTGCGCAGCTACTCCAGTGACCTGGTTCAGGCCCTCAACAACAATtatcagaagctgtttggcaGGAAGGTGGTACCACAGTTCTGTCCACCCTCACGGTACACTG gagagCTCATAGGGATGCAATATCTGTTCCGGCAGACTGGTCAGGCACTGCAGGATATGCACCctgattcagaggaagctgcaaccctgatagaacagcatgacgtggaggacgacatggagcttgatgagggttttgctgacatcatggaagatcccactgtgttgaaccttggggttcctcaggcttcagcatctcagactcctgatccctctgccatttcttctcctcttctctccctggttcctggtacatccaccctggctcCTAGTAtttccaccctggcacctggctcatcctctgaggtccctggtacatccaccctggcacctgacacatcaaccctggcctctagttcctcctctgaagatgatattcatgctgaagatgaagacatg gctgttgatgaccaAAATCTCCCCGGATACCAGCATGTGGACAGACTTGCTGAGTATTTGGTGGCGCTTCGGGATCAGACGTCTCTTTGTCTTAGCAACCAACAGGCGAGTAGGATAGTGTCACTGTGGGACAATCTGAATCAAGGTGACAAGCAGCGGGTGGTTTATGCCGCACgacatcaggagagacttttgaGTGGACGCTTCAGAACTCCAAAGACGCCCTCAAAAACCCCTGGTGTGGAGAGTACCACCCGCTGCATGTTGGGTGCGAGTAGCACACCTGCCCAGTGGCCTGACTGCTGCCGGTTGGTGGAAACCATGTTCATCAGACTCTGCAATATACACCAAAGCCCGGCAAAAAAGGGTAAGAGGGCTACTTCTCGGTGGTCCTTAATTTTGAGGGATTACCGCAAGATAAGGCAGCTTGTTGTCGGCAACTGCCGGGTGATGCAGGGTTCTGaaattcagctggtggaggtgaatcaGAGCACGCTCATCCAGTGGCATAATCACcggcagaagaaacaggagctctctgtgctgctccaaggCACTGCATTGCCTCCAGCCCTGGCAGAATCCGATGAGCCTCTTCAGGAGGCAAGAttgctccctgctgcacccACGCCTGCCCGGAATGAACATCAATACCGGCTGCCGCAGAGTACAGCAGGTCAggccaaacagaggcagacgggATCTGGTCAGCTCCCTGTCAACATAAGGCCAAAGGGACCAGTGAAGAGACAGTTATATGCAAccccaccagctccagcaccaggacccatcattaCACCTCACATCTTAACACCATCCGGACTGGTTCAGGTTGTCTTTCCTGTGCCAGTAGGCAGCTATCCTCAAACCAGTGCGCCTACCAGCACAGTGGAAGCTGACCCCGCCCCTAAAAGGCCATATAGGCGAACAGTGGCCAGCAACACTTGCAAAAAGTGTGGCCAGTTCCGCACTTCTGTCACTGGACACAGCCAGTACCATGGAAAGGTGTATTGCCCTCAGTTTGAAGCCTTAACAAAAGACCAGTggttggaggaaatgaggaaaaagatgtaa